In the Phaseolus vulgaris cultivar G19833 chromosome 7, P. vulgaris v2.0, whole genome shotgun sequence genome, one interval contains:
- the LOC137827515 gene encoding protein NRT1/ PTR FAMILY 5.2-like isoform X1: protein MEEGRVVSDEYTQDGTVDLKGKLILKSKSGGWKACSFLVVYEVFERMAYYGISSNLILYLTKKLHQGTVTSSNNVTNWVGTIWITPILGAYLADAHLGRYWTFLLSSIIYLLGMALLTLSVSLPSLKPPECHELDVTKCEKASTLHLAVFYGALYTLALGTGGTKPNISTIGADQFDDFDSKEKKHKLSFFNWWMFSIFIGTLFANSVLVYIQDNVGWTLGYALPTLGLAISIVIFLAGTPFYRHKLPSGSPFTKMAKVIMAAIRKWKSPIPRDTQELYELDSEEYAKKGKVRIDPTPTLRFLNKACVKTDSSASGWKLSPVTHVEETKQMLRMIPIWMVTFIPSAMIAQIGTLFVKQGITLDRGIGSFTIPPASLSTFVTLSMLICVVLYDQLFVKIMQRFTKNPRGITLLQRIGIGLIIHIVIMVIASLTERYRLRVAKEHGLVENGGEVPLSIFILLPQYILMGTADAFLEVAKIEFFYDQAPESMKSLGTSYSMTALGIGNFLSTFILSTVSHVTEKHGHKGWVLNNLNASHLDYYYALLAILNLVNLIFFMVVAKLYVYRAEISDSIKVLGEELKEKTSNQVIPRD, encoded by the exons ATGGAAGAGGGAAGAGTGGTGAGTGATGAGTACACACAAGATGGCACTGTGGATCTTAAAGGAAAACTCATTCTCAAATCCAAAAGTGGTGGTTGGAAAGCTTGTTCCTTTCTTGTTG TGTATGAAGTGTTTGAGAGAATGGCATACTATGGAATATCATCAAACTTGATTCTGTATCTGACAAAGAAGCTTCACCAAGGAACTGTCACCTCTTCAAACAATGTTACCAATTGGGTTGGCACTATTTGGATCACTCCCATCTTAGGAGCATATCTTGCTGATGCTCATCTTGGTCGCTATTGGACCTTTCTTCTCTCCTCAATCATCTATTTATTG GGAATGGCTTTACTCACACTATCAGTGTCCCTCCCTAGCCTAAAGCCACCAGAGTGCCATGAATTGGATGTGACAAAATGTGAAAAGGCCTCCACACTGCATCTAGCTGTGTTCTATGGTGCACTCTACACTCTAGCACTGGGAACAGGTGGAACCAAGCCCAACATTTCCACCATTGGTGCTGATCAATTTGATGACTTTGACTCCAAAGAGAAGAAGCACAAACTCTCCTTCTTCAATTGGTGGATGTTCAGCATCTTCATTGGAACCCTCTTTGCAAATTCTGTGTTAGTCTATATACAGGATAATGTGGGGTGGACTCTTGGCTATGCTCTTCCCACTCTTGGACTTGCAATTTCCATAGTCATATTTTTGGCAGGCACACCCTTTTATAGACACAAATTGCCCTCTGGGAGTCCATTCACTAAGATGGCTAAGGTCATTATGGCTGCTATTAGGAAATGGAAAAGTCCTATTCCTAGGGACACTCAAGAACTGTATGAGCTTGATTCGGAAGAGTATGCCAAGAAAGGGAAAGTCAGAATTGATCCCACTCCAACCTTGAG gTTCCTGAACAAGGCATGTGTCAAGACTGATTCAAGCGCAAGTGGATGGAAACTAAGCCCTGTTACCCATGTAGAAGAGACTAAACAAATGCTGAGAATGATCCCCATCTGGATGGTCACGTTTATTCCTAGTGCAATGATTGCACAAATAGGTACCCTTTTTGTGAAGCAAGGTATTACACTTGATAGAGGCATTGGTAGCTTCACTATCCCCCCAGCAAGTTTAAGCACATTTGTGACTCTATCCATGCTTATTTGTGTGGTGCTCTATGACCAACTCTTTGTCAAGATTATGCAGAGGTTCACCAAGAACCCCAGAGGAATAACCCTTCTGCAGAGAATTGGAATTGGCCTCATAATCCACATAGTGATCATGGTGATTGCATCTCTAACCGAAAGGTATAGACTTAGAGTGGCAAAGGAACATGGGTTGGTGGAAAATGGAGGAGAAGTTCCTTTGAGCATTTTCATCTTGCTTCCTCAGTACATTCTTATGGGAACTGCTGATGCATTTTTAGAAGTTGCCAAAATTGAGTTCTTCTATGACCAAGCACCAGAAAGCATGAAGAGTCTTGGCACTTCCTACTCAATGACTGCATTAGGAATTGGGAATTTCCTAAGCACCTTTATTCTGTCAACTGTTTCACATGTCACAGAGAAACATGGTCACAAAGGGTGGGTTTTGAACAACTTGAATGCTTCTCATCTTGACTACTACTATGCCCTTTTGGCCATACTAAACTTGGTGAACCTCATATTCTTCATGGTTGTGGCAAAGTTGTATGTGTATAGAGCTGAAATTTCAGATTCCATAAAAGTGCTTGGAGAAGAGCTGAAAGAAAAGACATCAAACCAAGTGATTCCAAGAGATTGA
- the LOC137827515 gene encoding protein NRT1/ PTR FAMILY 5.2-like isoform X2 — translation MSTHKMALWILKENSFSNPKVVVGKLVPFLLGMALLTLSVSLPSLKPPECHELDVTKCEKASTLHLAVFYGALYTLALGTGGTKPNISTIGADQFDDFDSKEKKHKLSFFNWWMFSIFIGTLFANSVLVYIQDNVGWTLGYALPTLGLAISIVIFLAGTPFYRHKLPSGSPFTKMAKVIMAAIRKWKSPIPRDTQELYELDSEEYAKKGKVRIDPTPTLRFLNKACVKTDSSASGWKLSPVTHVEETKQMLRMIPIWMVTFIPSAMIAQIGTLFVKQGITLDRGIGSFTIPPASLSTFVTLSMLICVVLYDQLFVKIMQRFTKNPRGITLLQRIGIGLIIHIVIMVIASLTERYRLRVAKEHGLVENGGEVPLSIFILLPQYILMGTADAFLEVAKIEFFYDQAPESMKSLGTSYSMTALGIGNFLSTFILSTVSHVTEKHGHKGWVLNNLNASHLDYYYALLAILNLVNLIFFMVVAKLYVYRAEISDSIKVLGEELKEKTSNQVIPRD, via the exons ATGAGTACACACAAGATGGCACTGTGGATCTTAAAGGAAAACTCATTCTCAAATCCAAAAGTGGTGGTTGGAAAGCTTGTTCCTTTCTTGTTG GGAATGGCTTTACTCACACTATCAGTGTCCCTCCCTAGCCTAAAGCCACCAGAGTGCCATGAATTGGATGTGACAAAATGTGAAAAGGCCTCCACACTGCATCTAGCTGTGTTCTATGGTGCACTCTACACTCTAGCACTGGGAACAGGTGGAACCAAGCCCAACATTTCCACCATTGGTGCTGATCAATTTGATGACTTTGACTCCAAAGAGAAGAAGCACAAACTCTCCTTCTTCAATTGGTGGATGTTCAGCATCTTCATTGGAACCCTCTTTGCAAATTCTGTGTTAGTCTATATACAGGATAATGTGGGGTGGACTCTTGGCTATGCTCTTCCCACTCTTGGACTTGCAATTTCCATAGTCATATTTTTGGCAGGCACACCCTTTTATAGACACAAATTGCCCTCTGGGAGTCCATTCACTAAGATGGCTAAGGTCATTATGGCTGCTATTAGGAAATGGAAAAGTCCTATTCCTAGGGACACTCAAGAACTGTATGAGCTTGATTCGGAAGAGTATGCCAAGAAAGGGAAAGTCAGAATTGATCCCACTCCAACCTTGAG gTTCCTGAACAAGGCATGTGTCAAGACTGATTCAAGCGCAAGTGGATGGAAACTAAGCCCTGTTACCCATGTAGAAGAGACTAAACAAATGCTGAGAATGATCCCCATCTGGATGGTCACGTTTATTCCTAGTGCAATGATTGCACAAATAGGTACCCTTTTTGTGAAGCAAGGTATTACACTTGATAGAGGCATTGGTAGCTTCACTATCCCCCCAGCAAGTTTAAGCACATTTGTGACTCTATCCATGCTTATTTGTGTGGTGCTCTATGACCAACTCTTTGTCAAGATTATGCAGAGGTTCACCAAGAACCCCAGAGGAATAACCCTTCTGCAGAGAATTGGAATTGGCCTCATAATCCACATAGTGATCATGGTGATTGCATCTCTAACCGAAAGGTATAGACTTAGAGTGGCAAAGGAACATGGGTTGGTGGAAAATGGAGGAGAAGTTCCTTTGAGCATTTTCATCTTGCTTCCTCAGTACATTCTTATGGGAACTGCTGATGCATTTTTAGAAGTTGCCAAAATTGAGTTCTTCTATGACCAAGCACCAGAAAGCATGAAGAGTCTTGGCACTTCCTACTCAATGACTGCATTAGGAATTGGGAATTTCCTAAGCACCTTTATTCTGTCAACTGTTTCACATGTCACAGAGAAACATGGTCACAAAGGGTGGGTTTTGAACAACTTGAATGCTTCTCATCTTGACTACTACTATGCCCTTTTGGCCATACTAAACTTGGTGAACCTCATATTCTTCATGGTTGTGGCAAAGTTGTATGTGTATAGAGCTGAAATTTCAGATTCCATAAAAGTGCTTGGAGAAGAGCTGAAAGAAAAGACATCAAACCAAGTGATTCCAAGAGATTGA
- the LOC137827512 gene encoding protein NRT1/ PTR FAMILY 5.2-like, which produces MERGRRVSEYAEDGTVDLKGNRVLKAKTGAWKASSFLLVYEVFERMTYYGISSNLVLYLTRKLHQGTVTASDNVNNWVGTTYITPILGAYVADAHLGRYWTFVIASVIYLVGMCLLTLSVSLPSLKPPECHEMDVTKCKKATTLQLAVFYGALYILAVGGGGTKPNISTIGADQFDDFDPKEKAHKLSFFNWWFSSIFIGTLFSFTVLVYIQDNVGWALGYGIPTIGLLIAFITFLAGTPLYRHRLASGSSFTRIARVIVAAFRKRNVNVPIDSRELHELDVEEYINKGKFRINSTHTLRFLNKACVRTSSSTSEWMLCTVTQVEETKQILRMIPIWVATFIPSTMLAQTNTLFVKQGVTLDRHIGRFNIPPASLIAFTSFTMLVCVVLYDRVFVKIMKRLTKNPRGITLLQRMGIGIMIHIVTMAVASLTERYRLKVAKEHGLVQNGGQVPLSILILAPQFVLMGLGEAFLEVSKIEFFYDQAPESMKSLGTSFSITTVGIGSFISTFLLSTVSHITQKNGHKGWVLNNLNASHLDYYYAFFVVLNILNFIFFMFVAKYFVYRAEISDSIDVLAQELKEKKWNVSNQAFQVIS; this is translated from the exons AtggaaagaggaagaagagtgAGTGAGTATGCAGAAGATGGCACTGTGGATCTTAAAGGGAATCGCGTTCTAAAAGCTAAAACTGGTGCTTGGAaagcttcttcttttcttcttg TCTATGAGGTGTTCGAAAGAATGACATACTATGGGATATCATCAAACTTGGTTCTGTATCTGACAAGGAAGCTTCACCAAGGCACTGTCACTGCTTCTGATAATGTCAACAACTGGGTTGGCACTACCTATATAACTCCTATATTAGGTGCCTATGTTGCTGATGCTCACCTTGGCCGCTACTGGACTTTTGTCATTGCCTCTGTTATCTATCTAGTG GGTATGTGTCTGCTTACACTATCAGTTTCCCTGCCAAGCTTGAAGCCTCCTGAGTGCCATGAAATGGATGTGACAAAATGCAAGAAGGCCACCACACTACAGTTAGCTGTGTTCTATGGTGCACTATACATCTTAGCAGTGGGAGGTGGTGGAACCAAGCCCAATATTTCCACTATTGGTGCAGACCAATTTGATGATTTTGACCCCAAAGAGAAGGCACATAAGCTCTCATTCTTTAACTGGTGGTTTTCCAGCATCTTCATTGGGACCCTTTTTTCATTCACAGTTCTAGTGTACATACAAGACAATGTGGGGTGGGCTCTTGGTTATGGTATTCCAACTATTGGACTTCTCATAGCATTCATCACATTCTTGGCAGGAACACCCCTCTATAGACACAGATTGGCCTCAGGTAGTTCCTTCACTAGAATTGCAAGGGTTATAGTGGCTGCTTTCAGGAAAAGGAATGTAAATGTTCCTATTGACTCTAGAGAACTACATGAGCTTGATGTGGAAGAGTATATAAATAAAGGGAAATTCAGGATTAATTCCACTCATACATTGAG GTTCCTCAACAAGGCTTGTGTCAGAACTAGTTCAAGTACAAGTGAATGGATGCTATGCACAGTTACTCAAGTAGAGGAAACTAAACAAATCCTTAGGATGATCCCCATCTGGGTTGCTACATTCATTCCAAGCACAATGCTTGCTCAGACAAACACCCTTTTTGTAAAGCAAGGAGTTACTCTTGATAGACACATTGGCAGATTCAACATTCCCCCTGCAAGTTTGATTGCATTCACATCTTTCACCATGCTTGTCTGCGTTGTACTCTATGACCGTGTCTTTGTTAAGATCATGAAGAGATTGACCAAGAACCCCAGAGGGATCACACTTCTTCAAAGAATGGGCATAGGAATCATGATCCACATAGTGACTATGGCAGTAGCATCTTTGACTGAAAGATATAGACTTAAAGTGGCCAAAGAACATGGCTTGGTTCAAAATGGAGGACAAGTTCCTTTGAGCATACTCATTTTGGCTCCTCAATTCGTGCTGATGGGATTAGGTGAAGCCTTCTTAGAGGTTTCAAAGATAGAGTTCTTCTATGACCAAGCCCCAGAAAGCATGAAGAGCCTTggcacttctttttctattACTACTGTAGGCATTGGGAGTTTCATCAGCACTTTTCTCCTCTCCACAGTTTCACACATCACTCAGAAAAATGGCCACAAAGGATGGGTTTTGAACAACCTGAATGCTTCTCATCTTGATTACTACTATGCATTTTTTGTTGTTCTGAACATTCTgaatttcatcttcttcatgttTGTTGCAAAGTACTTTGTTTATAGAGCTGAAATTTCAGATTCTATTGATGTGCTTGCACAAGAACTGAAGGAGAAGAAATGGAATGTGTCAAACCAAGCATTCCAAGTGATTAGTTGA
- the LOC137827516 gene encoding cyanate hydratase, with product MEQNKESTVARLQDVKHKSGKSYNQLAEETGLTNVYVAQLLRRQAQLKPDTAPLLLAALPDLPEDLVREMMRAPLRSYDPNLIQDPTVYRLNEAVMHFGESIKEIINEEFGDGIMSAIDFYCSVDKIKGVDGKDRAVVTFDGKYLPHSEQKSEHMVSRTRPSEKQ from the exons ATGGAGCAGAACAAAGAAAGCACAGTGGCAAGGCTGCAAGATGTGAAGCATAAGAGTGGGAAGTCCTACAATCAGTTAGCGGAGGAGACAGGCCTCACCAATGTCTATGTTGCTCAGCTTCTCCGGAGACAGGCTCAGCTCAAACCCGACACTGCCCCTCTTCTGCTGGCGGCGCTGCCCGACCTGCCCGAAGACCTTGTGCGTGAGATGATGAGAGCCCCTTTGAGATCTTATGACCCCAATCTCATCCAAGACCCCACTGTTTATAG GTTGAATGAAGCTGTAATGCATTTTGGGGAGAGTATCAAAGAGATAATCAATGAGGAGTTTGGTGATGGAAT CATGTCAGCAATAGATTTCTACTGCTCAGTTGACAAAATTAAAGGAGTAGATGGGAAGGATCGTGCGGTAGTGACATTTGATGGGAAATATTTGCCTCATTCGGAACAG AAATCTGAGCACATGGTTTCAAGAACAAGGCCATCTGAGAAACAATGA